Part of the Chloroflexota bacterium genome is shown below.
CCTTCTACGAAGATAAGCCGGACCCCGAGCGAAGCCTGCACTTCTGGCATTACAACTTCGGCAAGCGCGGCATCTCCCTGGATATTGCGAAACAGGAAGGTGCAGCGCTCCTGAAGCGCCGCGCCGCGCGATCAGACATCCTTATCGAGACTTTTGCCCCAGGCTACATGGCAAGTCTTGGACTGGATTACGCGGCACTGCAGGCCGTCAACCCGAGCCTCATCTATGTCTCCATCACGCCCTTCGGCCAGACCGGCCCATGGCGCGATTGGAGATCCTCCGACCTCGTTCACCTCGCCCTCGGCGGCGTCATGATGAACTGCGGCTACGATCCGCAGCCCACCGGCGACTACGATCTGCCTCCCATCGCGCCTCAGATGTGGCAGGCCACGCACATCGCATGCAACCAGGCCAACATCGCCGTTCTAGGCGCGCTCCTTTACCGCGAGCGGACGGGCAAGGGCCAGCACATTGACGTCTCCATGCACCAGGCCGTCAGCTGCAACACGGAGGCCGATGTCCCCTACGAGGTCTATGGCCGCATCCCCCTCAAGCGCCAAACGGCCCGCCATGCCCTGCCCGCCGTCAACGCCCCAACCCTTGCCATCACCAAGGATGGCCGCTACCTCCACGTTGGGGCCTACAACACCAACATGCGCGGCGAAACCGGCGGCCACCGCCTCATCGTCGAGCTCCTCGAAAAGCACAAGTCGGCAGACGACCTCGGCGAGCTCTACCGGAAGGACCCGGCGAGCCTCCAATCGCCCAAGGTCGCGCGCCATCTGAACGATGTCATGCGACGCTGGGTGGCCGCCTATAAGTTCAACTCGGGGATCTGGGAGGAAGGCCAGCGCTCGCGACTCCACTGGGCGCCCATCCGCAGGCCGGAAGAGAACCTGGACGACCCCCACTGGCAGGCCCGCCACACCTTCACCCAGGTCTACCACAAAGAGTTGGGGCGCACCCTGCCCTACATCGCCGCGCCGTGGATGACCGAAACCTGCCCGCCGCGCCACGGGCCCCGCGCACCCAGCCTCGGGGAGCACAATGCCCAGGTCTACGGCAGGGAATTGGGCATGACCAAGGCCCAAATCGCCTCGCTCAGGCGGCGCGGCATCATCTAATCGTCGTCTTCTCTGCCGTTTCCTGGGGCGGCGCCCTGGATCACCGCGAGCCCGTCGGCTAACTGCTTGCGCTCAGCGGCCAAAAGCTTGGCCGATGGGTATAAGATCGTGTACTTCCCAGGCGGCATGGATATCGAAAGGACCGCTTCGGCCAGGTCATCCGCCTCTTGGACCCGGTCCCATTCAGAGAAGTTCAGCTCGTCCCGGCCCCTCTTCACATCGCTATAGATAAGCCATGACATTGGCGCGATGTTGGAGTACCACGGCCAACGTCGTCTCATTGCTGTGACAATCGAAGCATGCCTTTTTCGCCAGGGCGTGCGTCTGCGGGCTGTCCCACGCAGGCTCGCCGGTGACAGGAGGGTTGGCGTGGTCACGACCGTACGGGACGGCCTGCATCACGATAAACGCCAGGATTGCAAGCCCGATAAGAACGACGACGAGGCGCAGGAATAGGTTCTTTGGCAGAGGCAGGAGCTTCATGGGAGTTCACCTCGCCCATATAACTAAGGCAGTGGCGGGCGCACGGTGTGAATCATCTCTAGGAGTCCATGAAAAAGCCGTGGAATCCTTGCTGCGTCACAGCATGGGGTAGCCGCTCCGCAGTTAGCGGCAAAAGGACAAATCCAAGAAGCCTTGACTTGGATTAAGGCGCCGGTCGCTCTGTCTGGGCCTCTAAACCTTCTCGACCCCTGCTCCGTGCTCTCTGAACCTTGTTCCTCCCCTTTAGCCCACCATCACTTGCCCGGCGTCCACCACCAGCGTCTGCCCGGTGACGAACGCGCTATCGTCGCAGGCAAGAAAGACGGCCGCGCCGTCCACATCGTGGTCCTCAAGGACGCGGTTGAGCGCCGAGGCGCGGGCATAAGAGTCGAACGTCTTCGGCCCGTAGATCTTCTTCGCCGTCTCCGTCAGCGCAAGCCCGACACAGAGATGGTTGACGCGGATCTTGTGCTGGCCGGCATACCGAGCCATCGCCTTGGTTGCATAGGCAAGCCCGGCCTTGCTGAGCCCATAGGAGGGGATAGGCAGATGGTTCTCATCGTGGCCGTTCACGCCCAGGATCCTCGAATCGTAGGTATCGTATGCGCCTAAGTTGATGATGGAGCCGGAGCGCTGGCGGCGCATATACGGGAATGCAGCCCGCGAGCAGATGATGGCGCCGATGAGGTTCACATCCATCATCTTCCGCAGATGCTCTAACGAAAGGTCGGCGATATCCGGCGATTCCCGGTGCTCCGCCGCGTTCACCAGCACGTCAATCTTCCCCAACCGCTTGGCGACCAGCTCCATAACCGTTTCCACCTTCCCCGCATCCGTCACTTCAAGCACCATGGCGTGGGCCTTCCCGCCACCCTTCACGATCGCCTCTTCCACCTGGAGCGCCGCATCGACGCGGGCGTCCACTATTACAATATACGCCCCCTCATAGGCAAAGCGCTGGCAGATGCTCATCCCGATTCCCTGTCCCGCCCCGGTAACAATCGCGACACGGTCTTTCAGCCTCATAGCCCACTCCTAAATTTGGTCTAAAACTTATTTTATCACAAAATTCAGGCAAATGGGTACTTGGGAAGGTCTCCAAATAAACCTGAAGACGCTGCTACCGACCCTTGAACCGTGGCTTTCGCTTCTCCCTAAAGGAGGTCACCGCCTCCAGAAAGTCTTCCGTCTGCCCCACGCTCTTGTAGCCCGCTGATTCAAACAGCAGCTGGTGCTCCAGCGGCACCTCCATGCCAAGGCGGAGATTCCGCTTCGCGTGAATCATGGCGATGGGCGGCTTCTCTGCGATCTTGGCCGCCAGCGCCATCGCCGCCGGCAGCAGCTCGCCGTCCGGCACCACGCGGCTCACCAGGCCGATGCGCTCCGCCGTTGCCGCCTCTATGGGCTCGGACGTGAACGTCATCTCAGCCGCCCAGGAAAAGCCGACGGTGCGCGGCAGGAAAAACGAGCCTCCGGCATCCGGCAGGAGCCCGCGGTCCACCCAGGCCGTGATGAAGCGCGCCGATGCCGCCGCGATGCGGATATCCGCCGCCAGGGCTATCGAAAGCCCGGCGCCCACCGCCACGCCGTTGATCGCCGCGATGAGCGGCTTTTCGAAGCGGTAGATCTCCTGGATGAAGTTCCCCACCGGGTCAATGAACTGCTCCCGCACGTCTATCCCCGCGATGCTGCCCACAGCCTGCGTCACCACGTCCGCCCCGGAGCAGAATCCCCGTCCCGCCCCGGTAATGACCGCCGCGCGCACCTCCGGGTCTCTGCTTAGCTTGCTGCACAGGCCCGCCAGCTCCAGCCGGTCCTTCATCCGAAAGGCGTTCAGCCGCTCCTCCCGGTTCAGCGTCAGCAATGCGACATGGTCTCTCTTCTCAACCAGCACGTACGGCTTCTCGGTGGTCATAGGTGTGCCTTTCGGTGAAACTCGCCGCTATTCTAGGCGACACCGATCGCATCCGCTACCGCGCCTCGCCCCTTGGTATACTGCGGGCGGCCACTTTGCCAGGGAGCATCGCCATGACCGACGCAAAACTCTTCGATGTCCTCTACAGCCAGCGTGCCGTTCGCAAGTACAAGCGCGACCCGGTGCCTAAGCACCTCATCCATAAAGTCATAGAAGCGGCAACCAAGGCCCCCAGCGCCGTCAATATGCAGCCCTGGCGCTTCGTCGTTGTCACTGAGCCTGCCAAGGTCCGCTGGGTCGCCGAGCTCTATAGCCGCACCTGGCGCGAGAACAACGCCAACCCTTCGGCCAAGACCTATCTGGCCGATAAGGATCAGAAGGTCCTCCAGCACGCCCACGAATTCGGCATGGGCGGCATCTTCGAGGTCCCCTGTTTCATCTTCGTCTG
Proteins encoded:
- a CDS encoding SDR family oxidoreductase, which encodes MRLKDRVAIVTGAGQGIGMSICQRFAYEGAYIVIVDARVDAALQVEEAIVKGGGKAHAMVLEVTDAGKVETVMELVAKRLGKIDVLVNAAEHRESPDIADLSLEHLRKMMDVNLIGAIICSRAAFPYMRRQRSGSIINLGAYDTYDSRILGVNGHDENHLPIPSYGLSKAGLAYATKAMARYAGQHKIRVNHLCVGLALTETAKKIYGPKTFDSYARASALNRVLEDHDVDGAAVFLACDDSAFVTGQTLVVDAGQVMVG
- a CDS encoding CoA transferase, with translation MPCAMLLGMPMATPASAQRGFLFDLRVLELADHKGEFLGRLLAGAGADLLKIEPPQGSPTRAIGPFYEDKPDPERSLHFWHYNFGKRGISLDIAKQEGAALLKRRAARSDILIETFAPGYMASLGLDYAALQAVNPSLIYVSITPFGQTGPWRDWRSSDLVHLALGGVMMNCGYDPQPTGDYDLPPIAPQMWQATHIACNQANIAVLGALLYRERTGKGQHIDVSMHQAVSCNTEADVPYEVYGRIPLKRQTARHALPAVNAPTLAITKDGRYLHVGAYNTNMRGETGGHRLIVELLEKHKSADDLGELYRKDPASLQSPKVARHLNDVMRRWVAAYKFNSGIWEEGQRSRLHWAPIRRPEENLDDPHWQARHTFTQVYHKELGRTLPYIAAPWMTETCPPRHGPRAPSLGEHNAQVYGRELGMTKAQIASLRRRGII